A region of Streptomyces deccanensis DNA encodes the following proteins:
- the wblA gene encoding transcriptional regulator WblA: MGWVTDWSAQAACRTTDPDELFVQGAAQNRAKAVCTGCPVRTECLADALDNRVEFGVWGGMTERERRALLRRRPTVTSWRRLLETARTEYERGAGILPLDDDEMYENYAAVS; encoded by the coding sequence ATGGGCTGGGTAACCGACTGGAGTGCGCAGGCTGCCTGCCGCACTACCGATCCGGATGAACTGTTCGTTCAAGGAGCAGCGCAGAACAGGGCCAAGGCGGTGTGCACCGGATGCCCGGTGCGGACGGAGTGCCTGGCGGACGCGTTGGACAACCGCGTCGAGTTCGGCGTGTGGGGAGGAATGACGGAGCGCGAGCGCCGCGCACTGCTGCGCAGGCGACCCACTGTCACTTCATGGCGCCGGCTCCTGGAGACCGCGCGCACGGAGTACGAGCGTGGCGCGGGGATTCTGCCGCTCGACGACGACGAGATGTACGAGAACTACGCGGCGGTGAGCTGA
- a CDS encoding ArsA family ATPase, whose product MTPDPAAARDAAHAHASDPTHAPSQAPDGHRVIHSTRPLAVDPLLDDPGTRIVVCCGAGGVGKTTTAAALGLRAAERGRKVVVLTIDPARRLAQSMGIDSLDNTPRRVKGVDGDGELHAMMLDMKRTFDEIVEAHADPDRASAILNNPFYQSLSAGFAGTQEYMAMEKLGQLRARDEWDLIIVDTPPSRSALDFLDAPKRLGSFLDGKLIRLLLAPAKVGGRAGMKFLNVGMSMMTGVLGKLLGGQLLKDVQTFVAAMDSMFGGFRTRADATYKLLQAPGTAFLVVAAPERDALREAAYFVERLAAEDMPLAGLVLNRVHGSGAAQLSAERALAAAENLDDPRIVDQMDGKAVRNSPDTYDSSASPASPVGSDSPASPVTSDTPASPASSDSPATTGSQDGSPAPDLTVEQLTADLLRLHAERMRLLSREQRTRDRFTALHPEVAVAEVAALPGDVHDLAGLRDIGDRLAAIRPELPTSDD is encoded by the coding sequence ATGACTCCGGACCCGGCCGCCGCACGCGACGCGGCGCACGCCCACGCATCGGACCCCACCCACGCGCCGTCCCAGGCGCCCGACGGACATCGCGTGATCCACTCGACCCGGCCCCTGGCCGTCGATCCCCTGCTGGACGACCCGGGCACCCGCATCGTGGTGTGCTGCGGCGCCGGCGGTGTGGGCAAGACGACCACGGCGGCGGCGCTCGGGCTGCGGGCCGCCGAGCGCGGCCGCAAGGTGGTCGTGCTGACCATCGACCCGGCCAGGCGGCTCGCCCAGTCGATGGGCATCGACTCGCTGGACAACACCCCGCGCCGGGTGAAGGGCGTCGACGGGGACGGCGAACTGCACGCCATGATGCTCGACATGAAGCGCACCTTCGACGAGATCGTCGAGGCGCACGCGGACCCCGACCGGGCGTCCGCGATCCTGAACAACCCCTTCTACCAGTCGCTCTCGGCGGGCTTCGCGGGCACGCAGGAGTACATGGCGATGGAGAAGCTGGGCCAGCTCCGGGCCCGTGACGAGTGGGACCTGATCATCGTCGACACCCCGCCGTCCCGTTCGGCGCTGGACTTCCTGGACGCGCCGAAGCGGCTGGGCTCGTTCCTCGACGGCAAGCTGATCCGGCTGCTGCTGGCACCCGCGAAGGTCGGCGGGCGGGCCGGGATGAAGTTCCTGAACGTCGGCATGTCGATGATGACGGGCGTCCTGGGCAAGCTGCTCGGCGGCCAACTGCTCAAGGACGTGCAGACGTTCGTGGCCGCCATGGATTCCATGTTCGGCGGCTTCCGTACGCGTGCCGACGCCACGTACAAGCTGCTCCAGGCGCCCGGCACGGCCTTCCTGGTGGTGGCGGCGCCGGAGCGGGACGCGCTGCGTGAGGCGGCGTACTTCGTGGAGCGGTTGGCGGCCGAGGACATGCCGCTGGCGGGGCTGGTACTCAACCGTGTCCATGGCAGCGGCGCGGCCCAGCTGTCCGCCGAGCGCGCGCTCGCCGCCGCGGAAAATCTTGACGACCCCCGCATTGTGGATCAGATGGACGGGAAAGCAGTTCGTAACTCTCCCGACACGTACGACAGTTCAGCCAGCCCAGCCAGTCCAGTCGGTTCGGACAGTCCAGCCAGTCCAGTGACTTCGGACACTCCAGCCAGTCCGGCCAGTTCGGACTCTCCCGCAACGACCGGATCCCAGGACGGCTCCCCCGCCCCGGATCTGACGGTGGAACAACTCACGGCCGACCTGCTGAGGCTGCATGCCGAGCGGATGCGTCTGCTCTCGCGCGAGCAGCGCACGCGTGACCGCTTCACCGCACTTCATCCCGAGGTGGCCGTGGCCGAAGTGGCCGCGCTCCCCGGCGATGTCCACGACCTGGCGGGTCTGCGGGACATCGGGGACCGGCTCGCGGCCATAAGGCCGGAACTGCCCACCTCCGACGACTGA
- a CDS encoding ArsA family ATPase — MSRLQVVSGKGGTGKTTVAAALALALATEGKRTLLVEVEGRQGIAQLFEAEALPYEERKIAVAPGGGEVYALAIDPELALLDYLQMFYKLGGAGRALKKLGAIDFATTIAPGLRDVLLTGKACEAVRRKEKSGRFTYDYVVMDAPPTGRITRFLNVNDEVAGLAKIGPIHNQAQAVMRVLKSPETAVHLVTLLEEMPVQETADGIAELRAAKLPVGRIIVNMVRPEVLDAEELEFARAVPRTAVAKSLSTAGLGGARRGGNAERLVEPLLAQAEEYAERYTLEHEQRGVLAELGLPLHELPLLAEGMDLAGLYELATELRQQGIS; from the coding sequence GTGAGCAGGCTCCAGGTCGTCAGTGGCAAGGGCGGGACCGGAAAGACCACGGTCGCCGCCGCACTCGCGCTCGCCCTCGCGACCGAGGGGAAGCGCACCCTCCTGGTCGAGGTCGAGGGCAGACAGGGCATCGCACAGCTCTTCGAGGCGGAGGCACTGCCGTACGAGGAGCGGAAGATCGCGGTGGCCCCCGGGGGCGGGGAGGTGTACGCGCTGGCCATCGACCCCGAACTGGCCCTGTTGGACTACCTCCAGATGTTCTACAAGCTCGGCGGGGCCGGCCGGGCGCTGAAGAAGCTCGGCGCCATCGACTTCGCGACCACCATCGCGCCCGGTCTCCGGGACGTGCTGCTGACGGGCAAGGCCTGCGAGGCGGTGCGCCGCAAGGAGAAGAGCGGGCGGTTCACGTACGACTACGTGGTCATGGACGCGCCGCCCACCGGGCGCATCACCCGCTTCCTGAACGTCAACGACGAGGTGGCGGGTCTCGCGAAGATCGGCCCGATACACAATCAGGCACAGGCGGTGATGCGCGTCCTGAAGTCGCCCGAGACGGCCGTGCATCTGGTGACGCTCCTGGAGGAGATGCCCGTCCAGGAGACGGCGGACGGCATCGCCGAGCTGCGGGCCGCGAAGCTGCCGGTGGGACGGATCATCGTCAACATGGTGCGGCCCGAGGTGCTGGACGCCGAGGAGCTGGAGTTCGCGCGCGCGGTGCCGCGTACGGCCGTCGCCAAGTCCCTGTCCACTGCGGGCCTCGGCGGCGCGCGGCGCGGCGGCAACGCCGAGCGGCTGGTGGAGCCGCTGCTCGCCCAGGCCGAGGAGTACGCCGAGCGGTACACGCTGGAGCACGAACAGCGGGGCGTCCTGGCCGAGCTGGGCCTGCCGCTGCACGAACTGCCGCTGCTCGCCGAGGGCATGGACCTCGCGGGCCTGTACGAACTCGCCACGGAACTGCGTCAGCAAGGGATCTCATGA
- a CDS encoding DUF4177 domain-containing protein has product MTKWEYATVPLLVHATKQILDTWGEDGWELVQVVPGPNNPEQLVAYLKRPKP; this is encoded by the coding sequence ATGACCAAGTGGGAATACGCAACCGTGCCGCTGCTCGTCCACGCCACGAAGCAGATTCTGGACACCTGGGGCGAGGACGGCTGGGAGCTCGTCCAGGTCGTGCCCGGGCCGAACAACCCCGAGCAGCTGGTGGCCTACCTGAAGCGGCCCAAGCCGTGA
- a CDS encoding RidA family protein: MSAVEAKLAELGLRLPEVVPPLAAYQPAVRSGVYVYTAGQLPMVDGKLPVTGKVGAEVTPEEAKELARTCALNALAAVKSVAGDLDRVARVVKVVGFVASASDFTGQPAVLNGASELLGAVFGDKGVHARSAVGVAVLPLDAPVEVELQVELTTA; the protein is encoded by the coding sequence GTGAGCGCCGTCGAGGCGAAGCTCGCGGAACTCGGGCTGAGGCTGCCCGAGGTCGTCCCGCCGCTCGCCGCCTACCAGCCGGCCGTGCGCAGCGGGGTGTACGTCTACACCGCCGGGCAGCTGCCCATGGTGGACGGCAAGCTGCCCGTCACCGGCAAGGTCGGCGCCGAGGTCACCCCCGAGGAGGCCAAGGAACTCGCCCGTACCTGCGCGCTGAACGCCCTCGCCGCCGTCAAGTCGGTGGCGGGCGACCTGGACCGCGTCGCGCGCGTGGTGAAGGTCGTCGGCTTCGTGGCCTCGGCCTCCGACTTCACCGGCCAGCCCGCCGTGCTGAACGGCGCGAGTGAACTCCTGGGTGCCGTCTTCGGCGACAAGGGTGTCCACGCGCGCAGCGCCGTCGGCGTGGCGGTCCTGCCGCTGGACGCGCCGGTCGAGGTGGAGCTCCAGGTGGAGCTGACCACCGCGTAG
- a CDS encoding NUDIX hydrolase, which translates to MANGQWYPAEWPDRIRALAAGTLTPAIPRRAATVMLLKDTADTPVVHMLRRRASMAFAGGAYAYPGGGVDPRDDDRHIRWAGPTRAWWASRLGVDENDAQAIVCAAVRETYEEAGVLLAGSSPDTVIDDTTGDDWEADRAAVAARELSFAEFLERRGLVLRSDLLGAWARWITPEFEARRYDTWFFVAALPQGQRTRNASTEADRTVWIRPRDAADGYDKGELMMMPPTIATLRGLAEYDSAAAALAAAPARDLTPVLARARLENDDVVLSWPGHDEFTKRVPAAGDPT; encoded by the coding sequence ATGGCAAACGGGCAGTGGTACCCAGCCGAGTGGCCGGACCGTATCCGCGCACTGGCGGCCGGCACGCTGACACCGGCGATCCCCAGGCGGGCCGCCACCGTCATGCTGCTCAAGGACACGGCCGACACTCCGGTCGTGCACATGCTGCGCAGACGCGCCTCCATGGCCTTCGCCGGGGGCGCGTACGCGTATCCGGGCGGCGGCGTGGACCCGCGCGACGACGACCGGCACATCCGCTGGGCGGGCCCCACGCGCGCGTGGTGGGCGTCCCGGCTCGGCGTCGACGAGAACGACGCGCAGGCGATCGTCTGCGCGGCCGTCCGGGAGACGTACGAGGAGGCGGGCGTCCTGCTCGCCGGGTCCAGCCCCGACACCGTGATCGACGACACCACGGGCGACGACTGGGAGGCCGACCGCGCGGCGGTGGCCGCGAGGGAGCTGTCCTTCGCCGAGTTCCTGGAGCGCCGGGGACTGGTCCTGCGCTCCGATCTCCTCGGCGCCTGGGCGCGCTGGATCACCCCCGAGTTCGAGGCCCGCCGCTACGACACCTGGTTCTTCGTGGCGGCCCTCCCCCAGGGCCAGCGCACCCGCAACGCCTCCACGGAGGCCGACCGCACGGTGTGGATCCGCCCCCGGGACGCGGCGGACGGCTATGACAAGGGCGAGCTGATGATGATGCCGCCCACCATCGCGACCCTGCGCGGACTCGCGGAGTACGACTCGGCCGCCGCCGCGCTCGCCGCCGCACCCGCACGCGACCTGACACCTGTCCTCGCCCGGGCCCGCCTGGAGAACGACGACGTGGTCCTCTCCTGGCCGGGCCACGACGAGTTCACCAAGCGTGTTCCGGCCGCCGGAGACCCCACATGA
- a CDS encoding MBL fold metallo-hydrolase — protein sequence MTDAAALPGQPRGGVLSGPATARAVNVLAPNASVMTLDGTNTWIVSEPDSELAVVIDPGPLDDAHLRNVVDTAEKAGRRIALTLLTHGHPDHAEGAARFAELTGTNVRALDPALRLGDEGLGAGDVVSLGGLELRVVPTPGHTADSLCFHIPADRAVLTGDTVLGRGTTVVAHPDGRLGDYLDSLRRLRSLTVDDGVHTVLPGHGPVLEDAQGAVEFYLAHRAHRLAQVETAVENGYRTPGDVVAHVYADVDRSLWPAAELSVRAQLEYLTEHGLI from the coding sequence ATGACCGACGCAGCAGCCCTTCCCGGCCAGCCCAGGGGCGGTGTCCTGTCCGGCCCCGCCACCGCGCGCGCCGTCAACGTGCTCGCGCCGAACGCCTCCGTGATGACGCTGGACGGCACCAACACCTGGATCGTCTCCGAACCGGACTCCGAACTCGCCGTCGTGATCGACCCCGGTCCACTGGACGACGCTCATCTGCGCAACGTCGTCGACACCGCCGAGAAGGCCGGCCGACGCATCGCGCTGACCCTGCTCACGCACGGGCACCCCGACCACGCGGAGGGCGCCGCCCGCTTCGCCGAGCTGACCGGGACGAACGTGCGGGCCCTGGACCCGGCGCTGCGGCTCGGCGACGAAGGACTGGGCGCGGGCGACGTCGTCTCGCTCGGCGGCCTCGAACTCCGTGTCGTCCCGACCCCCGGCCACACCGCCGACTCGCTCTGCTTCCACATCCCGGCCGACCGGGCCGTCCTGACCGGTGACACCGTCCTCGGGCGCGGCACGACGGTGGTGGCCCACCCCGACGGGCGTCTCGGTGACTACCTCGACTCCCTGCGCCGCCTCAGATCCCTCACGGTCGACGACGGCGTCCACACCGTCCTGCCCGGCCACGGCCCCGTTCTGGAGGACGCCCAGGGCGCCGTCGAGTTCTACCTCGCGCACCGCGCCCACCGGCTCGCCCAGGTCGAGACGGCCGTCGAGAACGGCTACCGCACTCCGGGCGACGTGGTCGCCCACGTCTACGCGGACGTCGACCGGTCCCTGTGGCCCGCCGCGGAACTCTCGGTACGGGCACAGCTGGAGTACCTGACCGAACACGGTCTGATCTGA
- a CDS encoding Crp/Fnr family transcriptional regulator: MDDVLRRAPLFAALDDEQAAELRASMSEVTLARGDALFHEGDPGDRLYVVTEGKVKLHRASPDGRENMLAVLGPGELIGELSLFDPGPRTATATALTEVKLLGLGHGDLQPWLNARPEVAAALLRAVARRLRKTNDQMSDLVFSDVPGRVARALLDLSRRFGVQSEEGIHVVHDLTQEELAQLVGASRETVNKALADFAQRGWLRLEARAVILLDVERLAKRSR; encoded by the coding sequence GTGGACGACGTTCTGCGGCGCGCCCCGCTCTTCGCGGCGCTCGATGACGAGCAGGCCGCGGAGCTCCGCGCCTCCATGAGTGAGGTGACCCTCGCGCGCGGTGACGCTCTCTTCCACGAGGGCGACCCGGGTGACCGCCTGTACGTGGTCACCGAGGGCAAGGTGAAGCTGCACCGCGCCTCGCCCGACGGCCGCGAGAACATGCTCGCCGTGCTCGGCCCCGGTGAGCTGATCGGCGAGCTGTCGCTGTTCGACCCGGGCCCGCGGACGGCGACGGCCACCGCGCTGACCGAGGTCAAGCTCCTGGGCCTCGGCCACGGCGACCTCCAGCCCTGGCTGAACGCGCGGCCCGAGGTGGCCGCGGCGCTGCTGCGCGCGGTCGCGCGGCGACTGCGCAAGACCAACGACCAGATGTCCGACCTGGTCTTCTCGGACGTGCCCGGGCGCGTCGCCCGCGCGCTCCTGGACCTCTCCCGCCGCTTCGGCGTGCAGTCGGAGGAAGGCATCCACGTGGTGCACGACCTCACGCAGGAGGAGCTGGCGCAGCTCGTCGGCGCCTCCCGGGAGACCGTGAACAAGGCGCTGGCGGACTTCGCCCAGCGTGGATGGCTGCGCCTGGAGGCTCGCGCGGTGATCCTGCTGGACGTGGAGCGACTGGCCAAGCGGTCTCGCTGA
- the nth gene encoding endonuclease III produces MVVRRDSAVGEQGPTGANKTAKATKVSDPSAAENPARKTTTPAQAAPAKAAPVRRAAPVKKAATAPKAARAKKAAETQGAAPARRTPAAAKPESRTALVRRARRINRELADVYPYAHPELDFENSFQLIVATVLSAQTTDLRVNQTTPALFAKYPTPEDLAAADPQEVEEILRPCGFFRAKTKSVMGLSKALVENHGGEVPGRLEDLVKLPGVGRKTAFVVLGNAFGRPGITVDTHFQRLVRRWRWTEATDPDKIEAAIGALFPKSEWTMLSHHVIFHGRRICHARKPACGACPIAPLCPAFGEGETDPEKARKLLKYEKGGFPGQRLKPPQSYLDAGGIPAPPLGAAG; encoded by the coding sequence GTGGTGGTACGGCGTGATTCCGCTGTGGGCGAACAGGGCCCCACGGGAGCGAACAAAACGGCAAAGGCGACGAAGGTGTCCGATCCATCAGCGGCGGAGAACCCCGCCCGGAAGACCACGACCCCGGCGCAAGCGGCTCCGGCGAAAGCGGCCCCGGTGAGGAGAGCGGCTCCGGTGAAGAAGGCCGCCACTGCCCCGAAGGCGGCACGGGCGAAGAAGGCGGCCGAGACGCAAGGGGCTGCCCCGGCTCGGAGGACGCCCGCGGCGGCCAAGCCCGAGTCCCGGACCGCCCTCGTCCGCCGTGCCCGTCGCATCAACCGCGAGCTCGCCGACGTGTACCCGTACGCGCACCCGGAGCTGGACTTCGAGAACTCCTTCCAGCTGATCGTGGCGACGGTTTTGTCCGCGCAGACGACCGACCTGCGGGTCAACCAGACGACACCGGCGCTCTTCGCGAAGTACCCCACCCCCGAGGACCTGGCCGCGGCAGACCCGCAGGAGGTCGAGGAGATCCTGCGGCCCTGCGGGTTCTTCCGGGCCAAGACGAAGTCGGTGATGGGGCTGTCGAAGGCCCTGGTGGAGAACCACGGCGGTGAGGTCCCGGGCCGTCTCGAAGACCTCGTCAAGCTGCCCGGCGTCGGCCGCAAGACCGCCTTCGTGGTGCTGGGCAACGCGTTCGGCCGGCCCGGCATCACCGTGGACACCCACTTCCAGCGGCTCGTACGGCGCTGGCGATGGACCGAGGCGACCGACCCGGACAAGATCGAGGCGGCCATCGGCGCGCTCTTCCCGAAGAGCGAGTGGACGATGCTGTCGCACCACGTGATCTTCCATGGCCGCCGCATCTGCCATGCCCGCAAGCCGGCCTGCGGCGCCTGCCCCATCGCTCCGCTCTGCCCGGCGTTCGGCGAGGGCGAGACGGACCCGGAGAAGGCCCGGAAGCTCCTGAAGTACGAGAAGGGTGGCTTCCCCGGGCAGCGCCTCAAGCCTCCGCAGTCCTACCTGGACGCGGGCGGCATCCCGGCCCCGCCCCTCGGAGCCGCCGGATGA
- a CDS encoding NUDIX hydrolase has product MTRASRTDGGTDTDNGHQTGRHPAWAGHVALDKTGLPTWLDPVVRAAETVEPLQLSRFLPPENGSGRQSAVLILFGDGPEGPELLLMERAGSLRSHAGQPSFPGGALDPEDGDPQTDGPLRAALREAEEETGLDPAGVQLFGVLPKLYIPVSGFVVTPVLGWWRRPTPVRVVDPNETARVFTVPVADLTDPANRATAVHPRGYAGPAFLVESALVWGFTAGVIDRLLHYSGWERPWDREKQVPLDWRS; this is encoded by the coding sequence ATGACACGCGCGAGCCGGACGGACGGCGGCACGGACACCGACAACGGACACCAGACGGGGCGGCACCCCGCGTGGGCCGGGCACGTCGCCCTGGACAAGACCGGCCTGCCCACCTGGCTGGACCCGGTGGTGCGCGCCGCCGAGACGGTCGAGCCGCTCCAGCTGAGCCGCTTCCTGCCCCCGGAGAACGGCTCGGGGCGGCAGTCGGCGGTCCTGATCCTGTTCGGCGACGGCCCGGAAGGTCCCGAGCTGCTGCTCATGGAGCGCGCCGGCTCGCTCAGATCGCACGCCGGCCAGCCGTCCTTCCCGGGCGGCGCCCTCGACCCCGAGGACGGCGATCCGCAGACCGACGGCCCACTGCGCGCCGCCCTGCGCGAGGCCGAGGAGGAGACCGGCCTCGACCCCGCCGGTGTCCAGCTCTTCGGTGTGCTGCCCAAGCTCTACATCCCGGTCAGCGGCTTCGTGGTGACCCCCGTCCTGGGCTGGTGGCGCCGCCCCACCCCGGTCCGGGTCGTCGATCCGAACGAGACCGCCCGCGTCTTCACCGTCCCCGTGGCGGATCTCACGGATCCCGCCAACAGAGCCACCGCCGTGCACCCCCGCGGCTACGCAGGCCCGGCATTTCTGGTCGAATCAGCCCTGGTGTGGGGTTTCACGGCCGGAGTGATCGACCGTCTGCTGCACTACTCGGGCTGGGAACGTCCGTGGGACCGCGAGAAGCAGGTCCCGCTCGACTGGCGCTCATGA
- a CDS encoding MarP family serine protease, which yields MNVLDILLLVAAVWFAIVGYRQGFVVGILSVIGFLGGGLVAVYALPFIWDWMTDNSEVSTAAAVVAVVIVIVCASVGQALTTHLGNKLRRYITWSPARALDATGGALVNVVAMLLVAWLIGSALAGTTLPTLGKEVRNSKVLQGVAGALPNQADTWFADFSSVLTQNGFPQVFSPFSNEPITEVQPPDPALASSPVAQRAKRSIVKVMGTAQSCGKVLEGTGFVFGERRVMTNAHVVGGVDEPTVQIGGEGRKYDAKVVLYDWERDIAVLDVPSLKAPALKFTTKDAVSSDDAIVAGFPENGAYDIRPARVRGRITANGADIYKRGTVHRDVYSLYATVRQGNSGGPLLTPEGKVYGVVFAKSLDDPQTGYALTADEVEEDIAKGRTANQQVDSDSCAL from the coding sequence GTGAACGTGCTGGACATCCTGTTGCTGGTCGCCGCTGTCTGGTTCGCGATCGTGGGCTATCGACAGGGCTTCGTCGTCGGCATCCTCTCGGTGATCGGCTTCCTCGGCGGCGGCCTCGTCGCGGTCTACGCCCTGCCCTTCATCTGGGACTGGATGACCGACAACTCCGAGGTCAGCACGGCCGCCGCGGTCGTCGCCGTGGTCATCGTGATCGTCTGCGCCTCCGTCGGCCAGGCCCTGACCACCCACCTCGGCAACAAACTGCGCCGCTACATCACCTGGTCCCCGGCCCGCGCCCTGGACGCCACCGGCGGCGCCCTCGTCAACGTCGTCGCGATGCTCCTGGTCGCCTGGCTGATCGGTTCCGCGCTCGCCGGGACGACCCTGCCGACGCTCGGCAAGGAGGTCCGCAACTCCAAGGTGCTCCAGGGCGTGGCCGGTGCCCTGCCCAACCAGGCGGACACCTGGTTCGCGGACTTCTCCTCGGTCCTCACGCAGAACGGCTTCCCGCAGGTCTTCAGCCCGTTCTCGAACGAGCCGATCACCGAGGTCCAGCCCCCCGACCCGGCGCTCGCGAGCAGCCCGGTCGCCCAGCGCGCCAAGCGATCCATCGTCAAGGTCATGGGCACCGCCCAGAGTTGCGGCAAGGTCCTCGAAGGCACCGGCTTCGTCTTCGGCGAGCGCCGGGTCATGACCAACGCGCACGTGGTCGGCGGAGTCGACGAACCCACCGTCCAGATCGGCGGCGAGGGCCGCAAGTACGACGCCAAGGTCGTCCTCTACGACTGGGAGCGCGACATCGCCGTACTGGACGTGCCCAGCCTCAAGGCGCCCGCGCTGAAGTTCACCACCAAGGACGCCGTCAGCAGCGACGACGCGATCGTCGCGGGCTTCCCGGAGAACGGCGCGTACGACATCCGGCCCGCGCGCGTGCGCGGGCGCATCACGGCCAACGGCGCCGACATCTACAAGCGCGGCACCGTCCACCGTGACGTCTACTCGCTCTACGCGACCGTCCGTCAGGGCAACTCCGGCGGCCCGCTGCTCACGCCCGAAGGCAAGGTCTACGGCGTGGTCTTCGCGAAGTCCCTCGACGACCCGCAGACGGGCTACGCCCTCACCGCGGACGAGGTCGAGGAGGACATCGCCAAGGGCCGTACGGCCAACCAGCAGGTGGACAGTGACAGCTGCGCGCTCTGA